Proteins encoded within one genomic window of Gadus macrocephalus chromosome 18, ASM3116895v1:
- the LOC132446166 gene encoding uncharacterized protein LOC132446166 encodes MDPKFRKKDGCICLFDSEDAKKVKAEKRPWTRALSPDEVKESAREAVEHKGGDPNNEEHVLGQHKLQFGAFRHQTFKWLAENALGYAGYVVASMSVESGRSDSNNNMINKRLLEKYVSQFPAGRYAIRVKKDALSSQPATTASASTQAASTSQQPSASLQAAVNVAPAFSPRSSVVPVSSLRGLLSRRDQSPQAIAKNVKSLFTKPSYSCPATRWIHYGIICSDSKNGTN; translated from the exons ATGGATCCTAAATTTAGGAAGAAGGATGGCTGTATCTGCCTTTTTGACTCGGAGGATGCCAAGAAGGTCAAGGCGGAGAAACGGCCATGGACCAGAGCTCTTTCACCAGATGAGGTGAAAGAGTCTGCAAGGGAAGCTGTTGAGCATAAAGGTGGGGACCCAAACAACGAGGAGCATGTTCTTGGCCAGCATAAATTGCAGTTTGGGGCCTTCAGGCATCAAACATTTAAATGGCTGGCTGAGAACGCTCTGGGGTATGCTGGCTATGTGGTGGCATCCATGTCGGTGGAGTCAGGTCGCTCTGATTCAAACAACAATATGATAAATAAGAGACTTTTGGAGAAGTACGTATCTCAGTTTCCTGCTGGCCGCTATGCCATTCGGGTGAAGAAGGACGCACTGAGCTCCCAACCTGCCACTACAGCTTCTGCCTCTACACAGGCCGCCTCCACATCCCAACAGCCTTCAGCCTCCTTGCAGGCTGCTGTCAATGTAGCACCCGCCTTCTCTCCACGATCATCCGTTGTGCCTGTATCCTCCCTACGCGGCCTCTTGTCAAGGAGAGACCAGTCTCCCCAGGCTATCGCCAAAAATGTAAAGAGCCTCTTCACAAAACCAAG CTATTCCTGCCCTGCCACGCGCTGGATCCATTACGGCATCATCTGCAGTGACAGTAAAAACGGAACCAACTGA
- the LOC132446167 gene encoding uncharacterized protein LOC132446167, protein MWWYPPQQSLTSSAIPAMEQFFGHPLFLWMPRKLWRVRLLCPHQDCGKAELTSAGLHQRVRLVVGVSGSYYLVAEYLACKSCKRKVISWSHNIVSQLDIGHRLHFPCLLTYKLGCDMQVVRLMRQRGLGNSSSQLQKQLEEQHAESWLGKTIQFLTAYRGVARAISSGLILPVPLGDLPVMPAVPKHRWLMQVYAQDVLGRLDEVKASITSLFGQVLKMDSTKKIVRKLAGQARSTASWATNVGNEHGHVIMSVLTASEGWGLMKMAEGLVRRYKDAGVPPPEILYVDRDCCGNSHLLKIFGAWPGMKIRLDIWHFMRRFATGCTTDSHALYTSFMAQLSRCIFAWDQSDLQRLKAAKRAELEASHLRPTVEDVARHISKAETMLHCRRAVRESGEMGDLLKDLIEAYSGEKGCNTLGVPLINRARMAEILKAQLKHLPCLQDPPGFQLYTQTGTLKKAGHVLPTFRCARGSTSLESFHLHMNRFIPGTLASDTFFQAYLVDGLFRWNEDRTITAEGTEGPRSYSGLLKHAANQLSEEVLGRKLVEYTAPRKYTGELIGIEYLYNQNNAVMEDYKLALVTLETEDITVAEGESSLEPCDIEDPTVPTLETIWPPQQLTPPAARPLPVQPLLCQLPVQPLLCQLPVQPLLCQLPVQPLLCQLPVQPLLCQLPVQPLLCQLPVQPLLCQLPVQPLLCQLPVQPLLCQLHSLQLLQLPLCIVLPSKTHRTW, encoded by the exons ATGTGGTGGTATCCACCTCAGCAGTCGCTGACATCCAGTGCCATCCCAGCAATGGAGCAGTTCTTTGGGCACCCTCTGTTCCTGTGGATGCCCAGGAAGCTGTGGCGTGTGCGACTGCTCTGTCCACATCAAGACTGTGGGAAGGCAGAGCTCACCTCTGCGGGACTCCATCAGAGGGTCAGGCTGGTGGTTGGTGTCAGCGGCTCTTACTACCTGGTAGCCGAATACCTTGCATGTAAGAGTTGCAAAAGGAAGGTCATCAGCTGGAGCCACAACATCGTCTCTCAGCTAGACATTGGTCACCGCCTGCATTTCCCATGTCTGCTGACATACAAGCTGGGGTGCGACATGCAGGTTGTGCGCTTGATGCGTCAGCGGGGACTGGGGAACAGCAGCAGCCAGCTCCAAAaacagctggaggagcagcaTGCAGAGAGCTGGCTGGGGAAAACAATTCAGTTCCTCACTGCTTACAGAGGAGTTGCACGTGCAATATCCTCGGGGCTGATTTTGCCAGTGCCGCTAGGGGACTTGCCAGTTATGCCTGCAGTGCCAAAACATCGCTGGTTGATGCAGGTGTATGCCCAAGATGTCCTTGGCAGACTGGACGAAGTTAAGGCTTCCATCACCTCACTCTTTGGCCAGGTCCTGAAGATGGACTCTACAAAGAAAATTGTAAGGAAGCTAGCTGGTCAGGCACGGTCTACAGCTTCTTGGGCCACCAACGTTGGAAATGAGCATGGACATGTCATCATGTCTGTTCTCACAGCAAGTGAGGGCTGGGGCCTGATGAAGATGGCAGAGGGTCTTGTGAGGCGTTACAAGGATGCTGGTGTGCCACCTCCAGAGATCCTTTATGTGGACCGGGACTGCTGTGGGAACTCTCACCTTTTAAAAATCTTTGGTGCATGGCCAGGCATGAAGATCCGGTTGGACATCTGGCACTTCATGAGGAGATTTGCCACCGGTTGCACCACAGATTCCCATGCCCTCTACACCAGCTTCATGGCCCAACTCTCCCGCTGCATCTTTGCGTGGGATCAGAGCGACCTGCAGCGACTCAAAGCTGCCAAGCGGGCAGAGCTGGAAGCAAGCCACCTGCGTCCCACAGTGGAAGATGTCGCACGCCATATCTCCAAGGCTGAGACTATGCTTCACTGCAGGAGAGCTGTCCGGGAAAGTGGGGAGATGGGTGACCTGCTGAAGGACTTGATAGAGGCATACTCTGGAGAGAAGGGTTGCAATACCCTTGGTGTGCCTCTGATCAACAGAGCAAGGATGGCAGAAATCTTGAAGGCCCAGCTAAAACACCTTCCCTGCCTCCAGGACCCTCCAGGTTTCCAGTTATACACCCAGACTGGGACACTGAAGAAGGCTGGTCATGTGCTTCCTACATTCCGATGTGCCAGAGGGTCCACCTCGTTGGAAAGTTTCCACTTGCACATGAATAGATTCATCCCAG GAACCCTGGCAAGTGACACCTTTTTCCAGGCATATCTGGTTGATGGTCTATTCAGGTGGAATGAGGACAGGACCATAACAGCAGAGGGGACCGAGGGGCCTCGTTCATACAGTGGCCTCCTAAAGCATGCTGCCAACCAGTTGTCAGAGGAGGTGCTTGGGAGAAAACTGGTGGAGTACACGGCCCCACGGAAATACACTG GAGAGCTTATAGGTATAGAATACCTATACAACCAAAATAATGCAGTGATGGAGGACTACAAGTTGGCCTTGGTGACACTGGAGACAGAAGACATCACTGTTGCAGAGGGGGAGTCTTCTTTGGAGCCATGTGACATCGAGGATCCAACTGTCCCAACCCTGGAGACAATATGGCCTCCACAACAGCTCACCCCTCCAGCTGCCCGTCCA CTGCCCGTCCAGCCACTGCTCTGCCAGCTGCCCGTCCAGCCACTGCTCTGCCAGCTGCCCGTCCAGCCACTGCTCTGCCAGCTGCCCGTCCAGCCACTACTCTGCCAGCTGCCCGTCCAGCCACTGCTCTGCCAGCTGCCCGTCCAGCCACTGCTCTGCCAGCTGCCCGTCCAGCCACTGCTCTGCCAGCTGCCCGTCCAGCCACTGCTCTGCCAGCTGCCCGTTCAGCCACTGCTCTGCCAGCTGCACTCTCTGCAGCTTTTACAGTTGCCCCTATGCATAGTG CTCCCCAGCAAGACACACAGGACTTGGTAG
- the LOC132446791 gene encoding uncharacterized protein LOC132446791 isoform X1, producing MLRGQTSILRVAQTCTCGFHPQQSVRSPAATSASTSAAPARSPGRPALTLAMFEKARFGGTLSAAAKPNVNLTRSPVERPSSPATVPSGRSTPSATPPRVTPPSSPSFYRPVSPFSLPPSSPVMSAVVSDMSPAPPGPLPAPPGPLPAPPGPLPAPPGPLPAPPGLLPAPPGPLPAPPGLLPAPPGLLPAPPGPLPAPPGLLPAPPGPLPAPPGLLPAPPGPLPAPPLAAPDQFWLQVEMRKTIPQQDQRWIASTLWRNQRLRPDVQLWYEPPVPALIYNQVPSPDRFFMHPAPPPSP from the exons ATGCTGCGTGGGCAGACCTCTATCTTAAGGGTAGCGCAGACATGTACCTGTGGCTTTCACCCCCAGCAG tctgtgagAAGCCCTGCAGCTacctctgcctccacctctGCTGCGCCTGCACGGAGCCCTGGGAGGCCTGCATTGACGCTGGCGATG TTTGAGAAAGCCCGGTTCGGTGGGACTTTGTCTGCTGCAGCCAAGCCGAATGTCAATCTGACTAGGAGTCCTGTTGAG CGTCCCTCCAGCCCTGCCACTGTCCCGTCTGGGAGAAGCACTCCATCCGCTACCCCACCTCGAGTGACGCCCCCTTCCAGTCCCAGCTTCTACAGGCctgtctcccctttctctctgcctccatcCAGCCCTGTCATGTCGGCG GTTGTATCAGATATgagccctgctcctcctggtcccctccctgctcctcctggtcccctccctgctcctcctggtcccctccctgctcctcctggtcccctccctgctcctccaggtctcctccctgctcctcctggtcccctccctgctcctcctggtctcctccctgctcctcctggtctcctccctgctcctcctggtcccctccctgctcctcctggtctcctccctgctcctcctggtcccctccctgctcctcctggtctcctccctgctcctcctggtcccctccctgctcctcctcttgctgCTCCAGATCAGTTCtggctgcaggtggaaatgAGGAAGACCATTCCCCAGCAGGACCAGCGCTGGATTGCGTCCACGCTGTGGAGGAACCAGCGGCTGCGCCCGGACGTCCAGCTCTGGTATGAGCCACCGGTTCCTGCCCTCATCTACAACCAGGTCCCGTCACCAGACCGCTTTTTTATGCACCCTGCCCCTCCTCCGAGTCCCTGA
- the LOC132446791 gene encoding uncharacterized protein LOC132446791 isoform X2 has translation MFEKARFGGTLSAAAKPNVNLTRSPVERPSSPATVPSGRSTPSATPPRVTPPSSPSFYRPVSPFSLPPSSPVMSAVRTSSSPLVVSDMSPAPPGPLPAPPGPLPAPPGPLPAPPGPLPAPPGLLPAPPGPLPAPPGLLPAPPGLLPAPPGPLPAPPGLLPAPPGPLPAPPGLLPAPPGPLPAPPLAAPDQFWLQVEMRKTIPQQDQRWIASTLWRNQRLRPDVQLWYEPPVPALIYNQVPSPDRFFMHPAPPPSP, from the exons ATG TTTGAGAAAGCCCGGTTCGGTGGGACTTTGTCTGCTGCAGCCAAGCCGAATGTCAATCTGACTAGGAGTCCTGTTGAG CGTCCCTCCAGCCCTGCCACTGTCCCGTCTGGGAGAAGCACTCCATCCGCTACCCCACCTCGAGTGACGCCCCCTTCCAGTCCCAGCTTCTACAGGCctgtctcccctttctctctgcctccatcCAGCCCTGTCATGTCGGCGGTGAGGACCAGCTCTTCTCCTCTT GTTGTATCAGATATgagccctgctcctcctggtcccctccctgctcctcctggtcccctccctgctcctcctggtcccctccctgctcctcctggtcccctccctgctcctccaggtctcctccctgctcctcctggtcccctccctgctcctcctggtctcctccctgctcctcctggtctcctccctgctcctcctggtcccctccctgctcctcctggtctcctccctgctcctcctggtcccctccctgctcctcctggtctcctccctgctcctcctggtcccctccctgctcctcctcttgctgCTCCAGATCAGTTCtggctgcaggtggaaatgAGGAAGACCATTCCCCAGCAGGACCAGCGCTGGATTGCGTCCACGCTGTGGAGGAACCAGCGGCTGCGCCCGGACGTCCAGCTCTGGTATGAGCCACCGGTTCCTGCCCTCATCTACAACCAGGTCCCGTCACCAGACCGCTTTTTTATGCACCCTGCCCCTCCTCCGAGTCCCTGA